A window from Thalassophryne amazonica chromosome 15, fThaAma1.1, whole genome shotgun sequence encodes these proteins:
- the sirt7 gene encoding LOW QUALITY PROTEIN: NAD-dependent protein deacetylase sirtuin-7 (The sequence of the model RefSeq protein was modified relative to this genomic sequence to represent the inferred CDS: inserted 1 base in 1 codon; deleted 2 bases in 2 codons; substituted 1 base at 1 genomic stop codon), with protein MADDSDVAVSSRAERKAREKAKILQRERDRNGSKRLRREVGRVLKKPEAERSAEEAAVLLLHADTVDELNQRQNRRNLLKRKREEVFDDADVLKNKVRQLALAVKQAKHLVVYTGAGISTAAAIPDYRGPNGVWTLLQKGRRGQVCVTSLDLSKAEPTLTHMSIRTLHTEKLVKHVVSQNCDGLHLRSGLPRHALSELHGNMFIEVCSSCSPVREFVRLFDVTEQTSLHRHGTGRRCCHCSSELRDTIVHFGERGTLDQPLNWKGAVEAARXADTILCLGSSXRWVLKKYACLWCMNRPASRRPKLYIVNLQWTPKDDLAVLKINGRCDDVMKLLMEELKLQIPAYVKAHDPIFILATPLNTDEIGSHTREVITLPAARHDDSTDAGERAAAVRGGWFGRGYCKGRRKKKKKAP; from the exons ATGGCGGATGATTCGGACGTCGCCGTTTCTTCGCGCGCGGAGAGAAAAGCGCGG GAGAAGGCCAAGATCCTGCAGCGGGAACGGGACCGGAACGGGTCCAAACGGTTAAGGCGGGAA GTGGGTCGAGTTTTGAAGAAGCCGGAAGCGGAACGTTCGGCGGAGGAAGCGGCGGTTCTGCTGCTACACGCGGACACCGTGGACGAACTGAACCAGAGACAGAACCGCCGGAACCTGCTGAAGAGAAAGCGGGAGGAG GTCTTCGATGATGCCGACGTGTTGAAGAATAAAGTCCGGCAGCTGGCGCTGGCAGTGAAACAAGCCAAACACCTGGTGGTTTACACCGGTGCCGGGATCAGCACG GCGGCGGCGATCCCGGACTACAGAGGTCCTAACGGTGTTTGGACTCTGCTGCAGAAAGGACGGCGCGGTCAGGTTTGTGTTAC CTCGTTGGACCTGAGTAAGGCGGAGCCGACGCTGACTCACATGTCCATCAGGACGCTGCACACGGAGAAGCTG GTGAAACACGTTGTGTCTCAGAACTGTGATGGGCTTCACCTACGGAGCGGACTTCCCAGACACGCCCTGTCTGAGCTCCATGGAAACATGTTTATCGAG gtgtgctcatcctgttccccGGTcagggagtttgtgcgtttattTGACGTGACAGAGCAGACCTCGTTGCATCGCCATGGGACC GGCCGCAGGTGTTGCCACTGCAGCAGCGAACTCAGGGACACCATTGTGCACTTTGGGGAACGGGGAACCCTGGACCAGCCTCTGAACTGGAAGGGCGCCGTAGAGGCGGCCA TGGCAGACACCATCCTGTGCTTGGGCTCCAGTTAAAGGTGG GTGCTGAAGAAATATGCGTGTCTGTGGTGTATGAACCGGCCGGCCAGCAGAAGACCCAAACTCTACATCGTCAACCTCCAG tggacacCAAAGGATGATCTGGCTGTGCTGAAAATTAACGGAAGGTGTGATGATGTCATGAAGCTTCTCATGGAGGAACTGAAGCTTCAGATTCCTGCATACGTCAA agcgCATGACCCCATCTTCATCTTAGCCACGCCTCTAAACACAGACGAGATTGGCAGCCATACTCGTGAGGTCATCACTCTGCCTGCTGCTCGCCATGACGACTCGACTGACGCCGGCGAGCGAGCGGCGGCCGTGCGCGGCGGGTGGTTTGGGAGGGGTTACTGCAAAggaaggaggaagaagaagaaaaaagctccATAA